A stretch of the Rhinoderma darwinii isolate aRhiDar2 chromosome 3, aRhiDar2.hap1, whole genome shotgun sequence genome encodes the following:
- the MUC19 gene encoding mucin-19 — translation MLFNCLSFYILGHIPVTSLEATTTGKGQVLIPEVGPVFPHLSTIDIPKYLTKTAYDCCGPSGDLYSDGDTFEFGCNVCTCDGTTGKINCAPHNCDREDVCRENERRVFEDPTKLSEDSCCGYCEPLTCKHNGSEYQINETIEDPEDPCVVYTCEVTGLSVLVDKCQKQKYCTKDRRIYDERGCCYSCDNSCKPSPSAMELTISYTDSDDYIEIYCSSYVKMAKCSGECNEAILRYDTDMHKVVNDCYCCKDETTEERTVELTCDDGSTRSYTYNHITSCSCHACIDSFT, via the exons GTCAAGTTCTGATACCAG agGTTGGACCAGTCTTTCCACATCTATCGACAATag ATATTCCGAAATATCTTACTAAAACTGCATATG ATTGTTGTGGACCCTCAGGAGACTTGTATAGT GATGGAGATACCTTTGAATTTGGCTGTAATGTGTGCACTTGTGATGGAACCACTGGGAAAATTAACTGTGCGCCACATAATTGTGACCGAGAAGATGTCTGTAGAGAAAATGAAAGAAGGGTGTTTGAAGACCCAACAAAGCTGTCTGAAGATTCTTGTTGTGGATATTGTG AGCCGCTAACATGTAAACATAATGGGTCAGAGTACCAG ATAAATGAAACAATTGAAGATCCGGAAGATCCATGTGTTGTTTACACCTGTGAAGTGACAGGCCTATCAGTATTGGTTGACAAATGCCAAAAACAGAAGTACTGCACAAAG GATAGAAGAATATATGATGAAAGAGGATGCTGCTATAGTT GTGACAACTCCTGTAAGCCATCACCATCAGCAATGGAGTTAACTATTTCTTACACGGATTCAGACGATTATATTGAAATATACTGTTCATCTTATGTTAAAATGGCGAAATGCAGTGGAGAATGTAATGAAGCTATATTAAG atatgaCACAGATATGCATAAAGTAGTGAATGACTGTTACTGCTGCAAAGATGAAACCACTGAAGAGCGGACTGTTGAGCTAACCTGTGATGATGGGAGCACAAGGTCATACACCTACAACCATATAACATCTTGTAGTTGTCATGCATGTATTGATTCATTTACTTAA